The Haloterrigena turkmenica DSM 5511 genome includes the window CAACGAGGACGCGCCGGACGAATCGACCGTCTGGGTCGTCCTCCGCAAGGCGCCGCCGCTCCCGTTTCTGCCGGAGCACATCCACGGCGAGGACGTGATCGTGGTGGTGCCGTTCTATGCCGGCGACATCACCGAGGGCGAAGCGGTGCTGGCCCCGATTCGGGAGTACGGTGACCCGGTCGCCGACGTCGTCGGCCCACACCGATACGCCGAGTTCCAACAGGCGTTCGACCCGCTGCTCACCGAAGGGGCCCGAAACTACTGGAAGTCACACAACTTCAGTACGATTCCGGACGAGGCGATCGATACCGTCGTCGAGTACGCGCGGAACCTGCCGACGGCCCAATCCGAAATCTTCTTTGGACAGATCGGCGGCGCGATGGGGCGGGTTCCAGCGGACGCGACGGCCTTCCCCCACCGCGACGCGGAGTACGGGATGAACGTCCACACGCGCTGGGAGGACCCCGCGATGGACGACCAGTGTATCGCTTGGTCCAGAGAGTTCTTCGACGCCATGGCGCCGTACGCGACCGGCGGCGTCTACGTGAACTTCATCAGCGAGCGCGAAGGCGAGGAGAACCTCGGCTACGGTGAGAACTACGACCGACTGGTCGACGTGAAGACGGCGTACGATCCGGAGAACCTGTTCCGGATGAACCAGAACGTCGAACCGGCCGTCTAACGGACTCGACGGCCGCAGTTCCGGATCGCCGCCGGGTCGGTGAGAAGCGGCGTTACTCGAGGACGGGCAGTCCGTTCGCTTCGAGGTAGGTGAACAGGCGCGTAAGCGCGAGTCCGACGGCGACGATCCCGACGGTTACGATTGCGACTGTGACGACGTCCTCGGGGACGCCGATCGACGCGGTCAGCAGCGACGCCGCGAACGCGAGGGCGAGGACGGTCGTCAGTGCCGAGAGCGTCTCGCAACTCAGCGTCGTCCACGTCGACCGCTGGACGTATCGATTCTGGACGGCGTTACGTTCCATGGTAAATTGTTAGAACTCCATCACCATAAGTCCTCACCACCTACCTCTCGCTCCGGATCTCTGGAAAGTAGTAGAAAACTTACATCTATTATCCCCCGACACCGTCGTGGGGTATGGACGAGCCAGTAGCGTCGACGGACGGGGGAAGCGACGACGGGTTCGACGGCGACGAACTCGGAGTCGGAATCGCGATCGGGCTGTCGATCGGTGTCGCTATCGGCGTCGCGACCGACGATCTCGGACTCTGGATTCCGGTCGGCGTCGCGCTCGGCGTTGCGCTGGGGGCGGGATTGGGCGGACGCGAGTGAGTCACGTCCCGTCGGCGGTCCGAATCGTCACCCGCTGAGCGTCGGTGTCGTCGTCCTCGCCGCGCTCCTCGGAGACGATGTACTGCACCTCGACGATCAGGGAGTCGTCGCTGTGGGGTTCGATCTCCTCGTAGAGCCGATCCGCCAGCCCCGACTCCGGTTCCGGATTCCGAGTGGTGACCGTGACGACGACCCGCTCGACCGACTGGATCGGGTAGTCGCCGTCGAGTTCGACCGCGACGTCGTCCGACTCGAGGCCGTCGTACTGCGGTTCCGCGAGCACCGCCTCGACCTCCTCTTCGGCCGCCGACTCGAGTTCGGTCGTGTGGAACTCGAGCAGGGTGACGCCGGCCAGCGGCGCCGCGAGCACCAGCAGTCCGACGCCGAAGATCGCCGCGTAGGTGTAGGTCGGCGTCCGCGTGGGTGAGACCTCGAACAGTCCCTGGGGGCGGTAGCCGGCGATCCAGAGCGTGGCCAGCGCGGCGAGGTTGATCGACAGGAGGTTGACGATCACGAGGACGGCGGCGCCGATCGCCGCGCCGTACATCCCCCAGGCGACCGTGATCCCGACCGCGGCCGACGGCGGAATGAGCGCCGCGGCGATCATGACGCCGACGATGGCCTCCGAGAACCCCCGCGTGAGACTCAGGATACCGGCGATCCCGGCGCCCAGCGCGACCGCGAGCGAGAACAGGTTGGGCGCGACCCGCTCCTCGAGTTCGGTGGCGACGACGATGTCGACCCCCGCGGGCTCGAGGCCGGCGAACCGAGCGAGCGTCGCGAGGGCGATCGAGGCGACGACGACCATCGCCACGCCGACGATCTGGTACCTGAAGCCGGTCGACTTGAGGCGAGCGTCGCCGGTGACGATGCCGACGTTGGCGGCGAGCGCGGGTCCGAGTAGGGGCGCGATGACCATCGCGCCGATCACGACCGCCGGCGAGTCGGCCAGCAGCCCGGCAGTGGCGACGACGGCGCTGATCAGCAGCATGACGGTGTAGATCGAAAACGGGGGCGTCAGTTCGTCGGCCTTCGTGCGCAACACCTGCCTCGAGGTGCGCGCGCCCAGCTGGCCGCCCCGACTGTACCGGTCCCGGAGCGTCGAGAACTGCTCGGAGAGGACCGTCTCCGCGTTGATCACGACGACGCTGGCCTCGTCGCCGATCCCCGCCCGCTTCAACCGGTCGAGCAGCGGTTCGACGGCCCGCGTCGGGACCGGAAACCGGACGACGGCGGCGTACCCCCGACCGCTGGTCTCGTCGCTGACGACGTAGTCGATTCCCTCGTCCTCGAGGATCTCGAGGACGACCTCCCGCTTCCCCTCGGGCACCGTTACCTCCAGATATCGCATACGGTGGCCACAGCGAATTCGTAGAAAGTAGTACGGGCGGCAGGAGACGGGGAGGCGGGGACGGGAGGGTGAGCGAGACCGCAGCGACTCGTGCGAACGGCGTCAGTGGTCGGTACCGACGATCCCGCAGGCGATGGCGTCCGGATCGCGGATCTCCTCGGCCTCGACCGCGTCCGGATCCAGCAGGAGGATCGTGTCATCGGGCATCTCGTCTTCGACCTGAACCGCCTGTCCCAGAACGTCCTCGAGCTCGTCGACGTCGTCGATGTCGAACTCGCGCTCGACGAGCAGTTCGGCGTTAGCCCGCGAGAGGACGAAGACCAGGTCGCCCGGCGCGGTCCCCTCGCTTTCCTCCGCCTCGAGCAACTCGGACAGCGCGTCGGCGGTGACGCCCTCGAGCGAGCGGATGGTCACGCGCTCGGTGTCGGAGCCGGGCGCGTTGTCCGACTGGGTGCGCAGGCGCGCAGCCAGTTCCTCGAAGTCGGTGGCGGCGTCGATCGGGGTATCGCTACTCGAGCCCATACGGGAGCGACAGTCCCGCCGGTCTTGAGGGTGGGGCTGGCCAGTTCCGGCCGCGACAGCCGCGATCGACGCCGCCGAACGCGGTCGGAAGCGACGTGTCAGGAACGGCGCGTCCCGATAGCGATCATCCAGAACGACCCGATGGTGACGACGAACGTGAGAGCGACGGCGAGGGCGAAGCCGTTGGTGTACGCGACGCTCGCGGTCCCGAGCGGCGGCATCGCCAGCGCGCTGGTTCCGATGGCGACGTTGAACGTGCCGACGATGGCGGTCCCCCTGTCGGCGCCGTAGATCCCCATCAACAGCGGGATGTACAGCGTCGCCGTCCCGCCCAGCCCGATTCCGAGCAGGAAGACGCCGACGGCGAGCACCGGGAACTGCGGGGCGAAGAGCAGCAGGACGCCGGCGGCCGCGGACGCGAGCGAGGCGAGAAACGCCCGTCTGGCTCCGGCCCTATCGGCGAGGTACCCGCCACCGATCCGCGAAATGATGCTGACGCCGCCGACGAGTCCGAACGCCGTCGAGGCCCCGGCGGCCGTCAGGCCGCGGGCGGCGAAGAGATCGACCGCGAACGCGGCGAGCAGCTGGTACCACGAGAACGCGAGCGCGATGCCGACGAACAGCAGTTGGAACGTCCGCGTCCCGGCCAGCCGTCCGATCCACTCGAGGACGTCGCCGCTCGTCTCCGTCGCGCCGTCCGTCCACGGCGGGCGTCGGCACGCGATCCCCGCGAGGAGGAACGCGACCGCGGTCGCCGCCATGACGGCGGCGAACCCCTGACGGACGCCCAAGCGCGCGATAACGGCCTGCCAGACCGGCGGCAGGAGGGCCAGTCCCAGCCCGTTGCCGACGAAGATCAGCCCCGTCGCGGCGCCCCGTCGCTCGTCGAACCAGCGCGGGACGATCGACGCGAGCAGGACGTACACCGTCCCGAGCGCGAGACCGAGCAGCGCGAACACGAGGCACAGACCAAGATACGACCCCGTGAAGAACAGCGCGGGCGCGATCGCAGCGGTGACGGCCGCACAAGCGAGGATCACCGGACGGGCCGGCAACCGCGCGGCGAAGACGCCGACCGCGCCGGCGCCGATGAAGAAGGTAAACAGCATGATCGAGAAGACCGTCGAGAGCGCGACTGGCGAGACGGCAAAGGTCTCGCTGAACGGCTGTCGGAAGATGC containing:
- a CDS encoding TIGR00341 family protein yields the protein MRYLEVTVPEGKREVVLEILEDEGIDYVVSDETSGRGYAAVVRFPVPTRAVEPLLDRLKRAGIGDEASVVVINAETVLSEQFSTLRDRYSRGGQLGARTSRQVLRTKADELTPPFSIYTVMLLISAVVATAGLLADSPAVVIGAMVIAPLLGPALAANVGIVTGDARLKSTGFRYQIVGVAMVVVASIALATLARFAGLEPAGVDIVVATELEERVAPNLFSLAVALGAGIAGILSLTRGFSEAIVGVMIAAALIPPSAAVGITVAWGMYGAAIGAAVLVIVNLLSINLAALATLWIAGYRPQGLFEVSPTRTPTYTYAAIFGVGLLVLAAPLAGVTLLEFHTTELESAAEEEVEAVLAEPQYDGLESDDVAVELDGDYPIQSVERVVVTVTTRNPEPESGLADRLYEEIEPHSDDSLIVEVQYIVSEERGEDDDTDAQRVTIRTADGT
- a CDS encoding MFS transporter; protein product: MTNDETERPDSRRSWLVAVAGAIGMVFTFGTPFSYGIFRQPFSETFAVSPVALSTVFSIMLFTFFIGAGAVGVFAARLPARPVILACAAVTAAIAPALFFTGSYLGLCLVFALLGLALGTVYVLLASIVPRWFDERRGAATGLIFVGNGLGLALLPPVWQAVIARLGVRQGFAAVMAATAVAFLLAGIACRRPPWTDGATETSGDVLEWIGRLAGTRTFQLLFVGIALAFSWYQLLAAFAVDLFAARGLTAAGASTAFGLVGGVSIISRIGGGYLADRAGARRAFLASLASAAAGVLLLFAPQFPVLAVGVFLLGIGLGGTATLYIPLLMGIYGADRGTAIVGTFNVAIGTSALAMPPLGTASVAYTNGFALAVALTFVVTIGSFWMIAIGTRRS